AGTTCCATTCGCAGGCAGAGCCATTCAATAGCTGCAAGGCTGGAAAACAAGGGCCGAGCAAAACAATCAAGGAGGTAAAGATTTCTTTTCATGAATCTTTTCTCCTGACCAAATCCTCTGATAGTAGCAGCACCAGCGATTGACTCGCTAAACAAATGGATCACAGGAGACTTCTGAACACTCAAGATCCTAGTCAGCTCCCTTGATGAAGCAATGTAATATCTCTGCAAGTTCATGGTAGCAAGGACATCCATTATCTATTGTGTGATGAAGATCTTTAAAAGTCATTTGGTACACAAAATCATCAAGCTATCTTGAATACTCATGCTTTAAGAATGAGCTTACTTCAGAAGTTTCAATACTTCCATGCTGAACATATGCATCTGTTCTCTGGTTAATTGGCTAGTTAACTGACAGAGGTAGCCAAATTTATGTGTGCATAGTTCTTTTATTGATTCATTTAGGTGTACCTACCCTTGCTATCTACTTTATTTGCATTACGATCTCCATTGAAGAAATTAAGTATCCCAGGTTAATGTCAGCACCCAAAAAATTGTCAGCACTAAAAAAAACCTGAAAGTTTAGAAATTTACCTGCATCCACATGCATGCCATAGCCATAGGGACTATAAGAAACAGAACTTGCCATGTGACTTTACTCATGACAGCAACAATTCCAAGGAGTTGAATTGTTGTTGATGCAAATCCCCCTAGCCTGAATGCTATATCAAGGTCCACAACACTTTGATCTACAGAAACCTGATATGAAGTATGATTGAAGAAGATTAGGATGTGCAAAATAGAAAAGGCACAGACGAGCAGAAATTAGGAGCAAGAGCATGATCCAAACTGACCCGATTCAGAATCCGTCCAGATGGTGTAGTATCGAAGAATGACATTGGTGCTCGAAACACACACCTTAGCATTTTTGTAAATAGTTTCTGAGCAGCAGCTAAACCAAATGTAGCTACAAGAAGGCTTCTCACAAACACAAACAATGAACTCCCGAAAGCAAGGCACATATAAACAACAAGAAGGACCACACTACTTGTCTTAGGTGCATCTCCTTCTGTTTGGGGGTTTGCCCATGCCATCCACCAGTTACTGGCAATCTGAAGAACTTGGAACAGGGTTTGCGCCAAGACAATGAGTGGTATCAGTGAACCTTTGTAGGCTTCCCCCATGTATGTCAAATAAACATTTAAGCTAACTCTTCCTCGCTCCCTCTCCTCTTCTTGAACAGTACGCTTCTTCTTACGTTCTTCACTCTTTTTCTTGTCCTTAATTCCACGTGTATTAGATGACTTACCATTTTCAGATACTTTATTTTTCAGGTTATCGATATTGCTAACACTTGGTGTCAATCTTTTGTTAGGAACAGAAGGAGCGATATCTCCATCAGAATCTTCGCCAAAATCCATGGTCTCAATAGCTTCATTATGAGCAGAAACCAGAGCATTGAAATCGGTTCCAGCTTGGAGAAGATCATCATATTTTCCAGCTTGGGTGATATGGCCATCCTTAAGAACCTGCGCCATGATAAAAGAAAAGCACAAATGAGTGATCAAGGACCCATTATCCTATGAACAGTCTAATGAGAAGTAttgtatactccctccgtcccataatataagaacgttttttacattagtgtagtgtcaaaaacgttcttatattatgggacagagggagtagaagaTAGTGAAACTTTCATGCAGAATCTGCTGTGTTATTCTCATCAAGAAACATGGATAAACAACACGTCAAATTGAACAACTTAATAGGCTGATAGAAATTTGAAACAGCATATCTATGTACATTAGCCACTAAAATGTAGTGCTTAGATTGTGTGAAAAATGTTATTACCAATATCAAGTCAGCAGCTGGTAGGAACTCGACTTGATGAGTTACATAAATTACTGTTTTACTAGCTAGTGCCCCCAATATATAGTCCTGCAACACAAAGGATGGCATGTTATGAAACAGATGCAtctttaaaaaaatagaaaaggGCAACATCGGTACAGACCTTAAATAGATCACTTCCAGTATGAGCATCAACAGCACTGAAGGGGTCATCAAGCAAATAAATATCAGCATCTTGGTACAGTGCTCTTGCAAGCTGCACTCTCTGTTTCTGGCCTCCGCTCAAATTAATGCCTCTGTCACCAATGATTGTCTGATCTCCATACTGGAGCAACTGAAGATCTTTCTTCAGGGAGCAAGCCTCAAGTACTCTCTTATAACGCGGTCTGTCCATTGGAGTGCCGAAAAGAACGTTCTCCTCAATATTTCCAGACTGTATCCAGGCAGTCTGAGAAACATATGCTGCTGTACCACTGACCCTAACCTGAATAAGGAGCAGAAGGAAAATGTAATTAAACCATCATTCAAGTTAGCATCAACTCTTTTTTTTTATGCATGTACTTACTTGGCCAGACAGTCTGGGTATCTCCCCGAGTATAGAGGACAATAGACTTGATTTGCCAGAGCCAATCACACCACAGACTGCAACTCTCATGCCTCTCACCACACTAAGTTGTATATGAGATAGTGTAGGGGTTGAGCAAGACGGGTTCCAAGAGAAACTGCCATCCTTGATATCGATTGCCTTGTCTGTGCTACCCTGTGGAACACTTATTGTTGCATCATCCGGCAACTCTTCTTGCCGCAAGAAGTGAGACAACCTGTCCAAAGACACCCTCGTCTGAGCTATCATGGAGATGAGATCAGGGAAATTCCTCAGAGGCTCTTGAAGGATCCTAAAAGTTGCTAAAGCAGAGAGAACGCCTCCAGCAGTGAGCTCGCCACCAAGCAATATACAAGTGCCGAAAGTTATGACTGAGACAAAGATTGGCGAGCTCCAGAAAACAAACGTAACTGCGGCCTGCGAGTACAAAGCCCACTTGAGCCACCTGCATTCAACGTTCCTCATCTCTTCAAGCATTATCCTGTACCGGTCCTCCCATGCCTGCAGCTTGAGAATTCTCATACTCTTCAAGCACTCTGCAGTCTTGCGCATTCGCTCATCCTTTGCTGCCATTAGCTTATCTTGGTAGTGCTCCTGCAGCTTGGCCACAGGAACCGAGGCAGCAATTGACAGCGCGGTGGCTATCAATGTCGAAACCGTGGCGATCCCGACATTCTTGTACAGGATGGCGAGCGCAAGGATGATCTGCAGTGGAAGCATCCATATGTCATGAAAGTACCATGCATAGTCCCCCACCCGCTGCACATCAACCGCCATGTAATTCACAATCTCACCGCTCGTATGGCTCTGCTTTGAGGCATTCGACAGCCTGAGGCCCTTCCGGTACACCATGGCCGTCAGCCCGGACTTGACATGGATCCCCATGACGTCCACGCCCAGGTACCACTGGCGAGCAGTGAGCGTCTCAATCAACTTTGATACGAAAAATACGGAGGCAAGGATGTAACCTTCATGGGGGAAGGCAATTTTGCCACTGAGGTAGTCCACAAAGTAGCTGATCAGGTAGGGGCCGACATAGGACACGACGGTGTTCACCGCGGCGAAGGCGCCGTTGATTGCCGCCTCACGCCAGAAGGACTTGAGTATTGCCCATGCCAGCGATGGCTCCTTGTCAGGGCACTCCAGCCGTTGGCGCTCATAGTGACTGCTCATGGCCTTATAGCAGAACTTGGCACGATCCTTGTGAGCCAGCAAGGGTATGTCAGCCAGCTCGAGCGGCCTCTTGGCCCCAACCGAGAGCAGCGGACTGAGCCATGAGAGCGTTGCAAGGCTGAGGATCCCGGCATCGCCGTAGGGAGTCACCCGCAGGCAGCCGGGCTCCTCCTCGGCGCCTCTGCGCTGCCCGCCGAGCAACAGGGGCTCGTGGACACCGGTGTCATCATCACTAAACTCCAAGTCGACACCGCTGGAACCCATCACACCAACCAAGCAGAGGAAGCCGAGGGCCGGCAGCGACGCGAAGTTGGCGACCATGTGCGCGTAGTCCGCATCACGGTCGTCGGCGCCCATGAGGCGCCTGGAGTCGTCGAAGGCGATGGCGACGGAGAGCGCGAAGGCGAGCACCCACCAGACCCGCACGAGCGCCGGGAACCTGCCGGCGCGCGCCCGCAGCGCGAGCGCCAGCAGCGCGGCCCAGGCCAGCGCCTGCACGGCCGGCAGCAgcagcgcctcggcctcgacgggcggCGCCGCGGCCGCGACCTCGTAGGTCAGCGCGGCGAGCTGCGCCAGCAGGGCGTAGGCGCAGCAGGCGAGGGCGGCCCTGTACCAGGAACCCCCGGCGGCGGGCGCCGAGGGGGCGAGGGGCGGCCCATCGCCGACGAGGGCGCGGCGGGGCGGCTTGAGGCAGGAGGCGCAGCGGGAGGCGAGGGCGCGCGCGCcgcggaggagcaggaggaggagcgCGAGGGCGAGCAGCGCggcgtgcgcggcggcggcggcggcctccgcGAGGGGGAGGGCGTGGCGCGGCATTGGGTGGGCGGGATCGGGGGCGtcaggaggagggggcggggggcGGCGAGGGGTTTAAAAGGCATTGGGGGCCTCCCCACCGGGCCACGGTGCGGCCGCTGGCGAGCTcagggcgggcggcgggcgcggATGGGAACAAAGGAGGGGGTTTTGGCCGCTACCGGCTCGCCGGACGAGGCGAGTGACGGGGGAGATTCGGTGGATTTTTCCGCGTGTAAATGCAGCGGGGGCGCACGGATGGACGGAGGAAGGAAAGAAGTCGGCCCCGTCCGCCCCCTGCTGGGCGCTGGCGATGCTGCTACGTGTGGGCGCTCCTCCTTCGCCGATCCCCGTCGTCGGCGCTGCGTGTCCGCGCGCCCGTGCCGCGTGGGGGGCGGGGAGATGCGGTGGGGGAGGAGTAGGTGGAGGTGGGATTTGGGGGTAGGGGGCGGCggtgggaggggaggggagaggagaggagtCGAGTCAGGTGGTGGTAGGGGGCGTGTTGGTGTTGGTTTTCCACTGAGGAGGGGACGGTTTTTGGGTTGCAGACGggacgacgacgatgacgagCGAGGCGGCATTTATAGAACTTGGCAACGAGAGTTGCGCGCGGGTGGGTTTTTCCTCTTCGGACCGTGGGTGGTAGGGTTCGTTTTCTTTTGAGGATATACTAGGAGGGAGTATTTATTATTACTCGATCTAGTCTGGCGACGCTTGTTTGTTTCAGACACACTGCACGTGAATGCATCGTCGCGAGAGTGTACCACCACCACTATTCTACTGCCACTACCAGTGCGTTCATATAAAAAAATTGTACTCCCTCCAGAGTTGTACTAAATCTGCGTCAATTAATTTAGATAGAGCGAGTAATACGTGCACAACTAGAGCATCTACACCCGTCTGGGGTCAAAGTCTCGTGACCAGCCAGTGACGGGCCGTCCACCCATGCATTTCAGACGGGTTTGGGGTACCCGACTGTAGATGCTCTTGAAACTTTGAAATTACAAGTATTTTACAATAAAAAAGGCTCTCTTTTTTTAAACCTTGGTCATGACACTAGACACTAGGCGTGTTCAAATCCTCCTCTGTGGGGGGAGGCCGGCTCGGGCTTACTCCACCGGAGGCCACGGGCGCCCCTGGCATGCTGCTTCGTCAAGATCCGAACACGGGCATTGATAcctcacaagtataggggatctattgcaGCTCTTTTCAATGAGTAAGAGCGTCAAACCCAATGACGAACGGAATGAATTGGTCAATAAGTTTCAATAGGGGTCCACTATAAAAAGCTGCAAAGAGTGTTTGATGGTTTATTTGATCACATGAATAATTGCAAGAACACGAATTATAACAAGAGTCAATGGTGCAGCAAGTAGACCAATCATTAATTCTGCTAACGAGTAATACATGCACCACTATTCTACTGCCACTACCAGTGTGTTCATATAAAAAATTGTACTCCCTCTCCAGAGTTGTACTAAATCTGCGTCAATTAATTTAGATTGAGCGAGTAATACATGCACAGCTAGAGATCAAATCGCACTCGAGAACACATGGAAGTTTCACCAAGTTACTTTCATCTAATTTCATTGAGTTGACATCCATTGCCTTGATACTTTTGTTCTGTGGTGGAGTAATGTGTCATTCTTACTTGAAAAAAACAAACATACTTATGATTATACCTTATATGCATGCATCCGCAAAAATAAAGAAGATCGAAATAACATCTAACCATAACATCGTGATGGGTGATATCTTTGCACTCATCATACCGTCGTTTAAAACCGGATAATCCCAGATTTTATGAGAGAATCAATCTGATATTGCCTACAAATGACTAATGAATGTAAGAAATTACGAAACCGCTTGGTTAATGTGTTCCGTGGAAAATGGACCCAAACATCAAAGAATATCATCATGTAGAAGGAAACACAAAGTGTGGGAGCAAAGGCAAGGCGAAAGGAGGCACGAAAGGGAGGAGCAGAAGATGACGCATGATACGAGTGTGCCCGCTCGTACCACCGGTTGTACCACTCGCCATCGGTACCAGGGCATCCAACCATTCACACTTTATAAAAAGAGGTACGTCTAATTCACAACAGTGGAGAGCCCGTCATTGAAACAAAGAACTAGAAGCCATCAtcaaaccctagccgccgtcATTTCCCATCTCATCTCCATAGCCATCACCACCATCAATCACCATGGTCATCTCTCTCCAAGTTAGCCATACTTGTAATTGGTGTATCGCAATCAACAACATTGTACGACATTTTATCAGTCAATCATTCATTTCTATGTCATTTTCAATGATTTCTTCTTGCGATCTGATCACCATGTGTGAGTAATTCCTTAAGGCAAGGCTTGCAGCCCTATGTATTTATACACGGGGTCGTTGGAATGACTTTGTTTGATTGATGCCGTTTGTATGTGTGATTCGCAACAGAGTTGTCTTTTGTATTCTTCTCGTTCTAAGGCCTTGCAAATGTACATATTTTAGTTCATTTTCAAATGGGAGAATTATAATGTCCTTATGTCCTACAAAGTTGCATTGTCGGACCATGAAAATTTTAGTTTGTCATGCACTGCAAAATATTAAATTTCATGCAGGCACTTTAGCTACAAACATCATGGCTATAATtgtatgccctagaggcaataataaaatggttattattgtatttccttgttcatgataattgtctattgttcatgctataattgtattaactggaaaccgtaatacatgtgtgaatacatagaccacaacatgtccctagtaagcctctagttgactagctcgttgatcaatagatggttatggtttcctgaccatggacattggatgtcattgataacgggatcacatcattaggagaatgatgtgatggacaagacccaatcctaagcatagcacaagatcgtgtagttcgtttgctaagagcttttcaaatgtcaagtatcgtttccttagaccatgagactgtgcaactcccggataccgtagcaatgctttgggtgtaccaaacgtcacaacgtaactgggtggctataaaggtgcactacaggtatctccgaaagtgtctgttgggttggcacgaatcgagactgggatttgtcactccgtatgacggagaggtatctctgggcccactcggtaatgcatcatcataatgagctcaatgtgactaatgagttagccacgggatcatgcgttacggaacgagtaaagagacttgccggtaacgagattgaacgaggtattgggataccgacgatcgaatctcgggcaagtaacataccgatagacaaagggaattgtatacgggattgattgaatccccgacatcgtggttcatccgatgagatcatcgtggaacatgtgggagccaatatgggtatccagatcccgctattggttattggccggagaggtgtctcggtcatgtctgcatggttcccgaacccgtagggtctacacacttaaggttcggtgacgctagagttgttatgggaaatagtatgtggttaccgaaggttgttcggagtcccggatgagatcccggacatgacgaggagctacggaatggtccggaggtgaagatcggtatattggacgaagggtattggagtccggaattgttccgggggtaccaggctatggccagcatgtccgaaaggggtttcggaggccccggcaagcgttggggggccttatgggccaaggggaaggggctgtgcgcccctcccaacccctctcacgtaatcaggagaggtgggggcgccacccctagggcagccgcccctcccggcttggggggcaagtttcctagggggtgggggcgcccaaacccatctagggtttcccctggccgccgcctcctcctttAGATCCacctagaggggccggccccctctccccttccccctatatatagtgagggggcagccgcaccctttgcctcgcgcagccctctcctcctccaactcctcctgctcctccgtagtgcttagcgaagctctgctggagaaccatgagctccattgccaccacgtcgtcgtgctgctggagttctcccttaacttctcctctccccttgctggatcaagaaggaggagacgtccccgggctgtacgtgtgttgaacgcggaggcgtcgtccgttcggcgctagatcggatcttctgcgatttgaatcgccgcgagtacgactccattaaccgcgttcttgtaacgcttccgtttagcgatcttcaagggtatgaagatgcactccccctctctcgttgctaggatctcctagattgatcttggtgacacgtagggaaattttgaattattgctacgttacccaacaaatGACCCCTTGGCATATCAGCCAACTGTTTTTGTTTTCACATGGCAACTAGCAGTTTTTGATATACGTATATTTTTTCTTGTGTTTTTATCTTTGTGTTGCATATGAAATACTGGGAGTTGTGGTAGTTTATCTAATTTTTTAGGATGTCACTTTTTAATTTCTGTAAATTGTTCTGGGGGATGTACAATACGCAATTAATTTGAACATGACTACATTTTTTACCATGTACATCATGACATTTTTGTGTTGTTTTTAGCTTTTTGAAATGAGGTCCAAATACCAATTTTAAGGTTCGTAGTGTGTCAGAGGAAAACAGGCTTTTTGGCCCAAATGAAGGTTTTAGCGACTACTTTTTGTCGTGGAGGAGGGTCCGCTGTGAGGGTTTTACCCCAGCAAACGATTCAGTTCGCTCGATCGCTCCTCCTGAGATGAATGAATCGATCGCCAGGACCACCTCCCATGATGTTCGGTCGCCAGATATTAGcgtcctttttttcttcttttgagTGAGGATTAGTAGGAGTATTTATTACTCAATCTAGTTAGGCCACGGTTGTTTCTTTCATCCACACTGCATGTGAATGCATCATTGCAGGAGTGTGCTGGTCCATTGTTCTACCACCATCATTGTAGAAAAAAAATACTCCATTCTACTACCACTGCCAACGTGTTCCTAAAAATATATGCATATTTGAAAAAAAGTAGGAGGTAGGAGTAACatttaaagaaaaatatttagaaAACCTTGATCTAGATACTCTTCAAAGTTACCACAGTGATAATTACAACCCCAAGCATGGACGGTCATGCTCCACCTCCGCTTTGTTGCTAAGTGTGATGGACTACTTGGCGACGCGTATTCAGGCTCGCCGTCACGTTAGACATTAGGACAGCGGGACACAATTATTGGGCGACCAACTTTGGCGTGCGTGACGAGGTTTATGGCGTTCACGAGGTAGATGCCGACGAGCTACATGTGGCGTGGTCTCACGCTCATCTAGTCCAACATTACAAGCGAATAATTTGGCGAGGACGACAAATATATCTAGGATGACCTGATTTTGTAAAATAGGGTTGTTATAATTTGAGGAAATGGAAGCTCAGAGTTCAAGTCTAGCTGGCTCTACGAGTTCAATGTGAAAGCAAATTAGAGCCTCTTTGATTTaaatgatttttataggattttgaGAGAACTAACATTGGATTCGTAGGGCTGGATCCTATAGGATATTTTTTTTCCTAAGTTATCATTTGACATTTGTACTACATTTCACAGGAAATTTAGTGTTCACTCCAACTTCTTGCAAAAAATAAAACTGTTTTTCCTTTTGTGACACAATCAAAGTAACCCAAATCATGTAGGCTTTCAATTGACATGGCATTTCAATCTTGTGTTCTTGTCATTCATGTGTTTCTACAATCCGGAAATCACAGAGACccctactactccctccgtctgacattatgggacggagggagtacttcacaAATCCTACAAAGTTGTTTTGAAATCCCCCGTGCGAGGATGTGAGCAAACCGTTTGCAATATTGCTAGACTGAATCTTGTGATCTAGGTGAAGCTCTGTCGGTCACCGATGGACTGGACTTCCCGCCCGTCCGGTCGCCCGGAGGAGTTAATTTGTGGGCTTGTGGCGATGGACAACAGCCAGGACGAGGTGACATATGGCTTGCTAGCTCGGTGTCACGCAGCTGAAACGTTTGACAATCAAACAAGCGAAAACGGAGCCCAGGTGATTGAAAACGTTGAAGCGATCTTCTTCTTCTGCTACAAACAAACGAACGCAGAGCCACACCCAAATTTTACGGTGGCATGTGGGGGGAAAAGATGCTCTCCAGGCGGACGGGACACCCGTCCGGTCTGGACAGTTCCGTCGTCTCCTTCCCTCCTCCATGAAACAGACCAAACAAGCTGTGCGCAGATGTACTACGTACGTGGCACGTGCATGAGCCCATGCTGGCGGCGGGCGCGCACCGTACCCGCACCAGGTGGTAAAGTAGAGCGGCGTGGCGTGGGTGCGACAGGGCATCGCATCGGCACGAGGCCCCGCGGATATTATAAAGCCCGCCCAGTGCGGCGTGACCGTACGTTTATGGTAGTATATCGTCGTCGTCCCCGTCAGCGGCATATGCGACCCCGGCCGGGGTGAGTCCATGCTGCCGGGGAAtgtctgcttgcaccttggtttATAAAAACTGTTAATTACTGCACTCGGCTGACAGCCACTGGGTCATGCATTTTTTAGAGAAATGATTATGTAGGTAATACTTACTATATGATCGTGGCATGGACGGCAGCGCACCGCTTTGCACGTACCATCGGCCTGATTGATCGTGCCAGTACGGCCACCAATGGCGCCAAAGATTAAAGCGCCGCACGGAGACGAAGCCAGACTGCTTGCTTGCTTGCACGCTCTGGTGGGAGGCCTCTACGTCGGTCGGTCGGTCAATTTTTGCTCCACGAAAGTGGAACCACGTACGTTTCCTTTCCTTTCCTAATAGAAAGACAATCAAAAATGTGAGACCATACATTAGTTATTGTACAttaaaaaggaaataaaaagtGTGAGACCACGTGGCGTGCATGTGGGTGATCGACTGGCCAGCTTTAGCTTTAGAtcctttcctcttcttcttttccttttttggGGGCAGCTTTAGCTTTAGCTTTGCTGCTAGCAAGCTGTAGCGGGGATATATATATGGGGCACGAATATGTCAAAGGAATGGTGAGATGGATGAGCACGTAGTTGGAATTGGGGTGTGACGGAGAGTGCATGTCGGCCGGACCAAGCGCTCATCCATCCATCTCCGTCGACACGACCGTTGCATCACGCACAGCATGAAACCGATTTTACCTATAGTTAATTCAGTGATAACTTTCTTTTAAGGGAATTCCGTCATAGCTTGATCCATCTGATGAGATCAGATTGACTACATATGATATAACCCCAGGTGATTCGTTACGTAACCAGCAGCGCTAGCTGGGGATCCAGTCACTTTCGACCACGTCGCATCATTTGTTCAATCAATTTCATGGATTGTACtgttcatttatttatttttggccGGTGCGTGCTTCCATCGCCCTGCCCTGCAATTGCATGCGTCCGTAAACCATAATGGCGTTGGCTTTGCCACCGACCGATCACCAGTTCCCTCTGACTACCGCAAGCTAATCTTCGGCCGACATATCCTACAAAGCATCGCATTCGCCACTGTGACACTGCATGCCCCCTCTGATCGTTACACGTCCCTCTCCAGCtatgccatgatcatgcatgTGGAGCTGGCTAAACTTACGATAATGGAGGGTGAAGTTGCATGCCATGTGTCGGCCGTCAACCAGGTGGAGCAGCTCATAACACAAACAAGTAAGACAAAGATGCATGGGAGAAAACAAAATGCTCCTAGCTGTGGCCGCATGCATATGCTGATATGCATGTGCATGGCAAGCCGTAAAAGCCGTGCATGTGCATGCACGTAGTACGTAGTACGTATAGAGAGGAATCGGGCTCCACATGATAGAGGGAATTGCATTAATTTGTTCAATCAGCTACTGCTTGGTCGATCAAGACAAGACCATGAGACAGTGTGCACTGCAGACCCATCAAAACCAGGCTGATTAATCATCACATGGGGTTGGCGGCAGGGCAGACCGACACGTACGCGATCGATTGGCATATACTTCTACAAGCGACGGATGAGCAACGTACTAGAAGTAGTATTACTTATTGCATGTACGAGAAAAAGGATCACAGATCGACCGGCTGAAAGTGCAGCAGTTGTGCTTGCCAGAATGGATTGGAGGCGAAAAGCAGCCACAAGTGGCCTTCGCCGGATCAGCTGCGCGATACTGGACCCTTGGACCGCTCCTAGTGCGTGCAATATAAGAAATCGAACGAACCTCAGAGACCTCGTTTGGTTCATAAAAATAGTAGGAATGGCAAAGGATAGAAACTTTGTAGGACAAATTTCTTTGGAGCCCTTTGATTTGTAGGAATGAATTCCTATTCCTATTAGaagaacgcccgtgcgttgcaacagggccacattaactttaagagttcaatattaatcatgttaatattacatttaatattctcatacataccaagtgacattggcgaccttttttaccatcaaatcctcacacacacgctctctccctccctcttcctcactctctctctaacacacacacacacacatccatcttattgggtacgggaccataatccatCTATTTCACACACACGCTAGTGCATAACAATATGGATTATGTGTATTATATTTGCCACCACAATTGAGGGAATTAATTTCATGTAAATCAGCCAGCCACAGCTCCATGACAAACAATACATCTAAATTCTCAGCGTTATTTTTATGTAATATGCATTATCTTTATACTATTTCTTGAATGTGTTCAAACTATTACTTGAACTTGCTACCACCAAATGATATCTaaattctctctctctctctctctctctctctctctctctctctctctctcgccccgGCAGCTGCTCTGCTTCCCTCCCCTCTTGCAGATTTCTAGGTAGCGTGACTCTACCACTAATCTC
This genomic window from Aegilops tauschii subsp. strangulata cultivar AL8/78 chromosome 4, Aet v6.0, whole genome shotgun sequence contains:
- the LOC109768164 gene encoding ABC transporter C family member 13, which encodes MPRHALPLAEAAAAAAHAALLALALLLLLLRGARALASRCASCLKPPRRALVGDGPPLAPSAPAAGGSWYRAALACCAYALLAQLAALTYEVAAAAPPVEAEALLLPAVQALAWAALLALALRARAGRFPALVRVWWVLAFALSVAIAFDDSRRLMGADDRDADYAHMVANFASLPALGFLCLVGVMGSSGVDLEFSDDDTGVHEPLLLGGQRRGAEEEPGCLRVTPYGDAGILSLATLSWLSPLLSVGAKRPLELADIPLLAHKDRAKFCYKAMSSHYERQRLECPDKEPSLAWAILKSFWREAAINGAFAAVNTVVSYVGPYLISYFVDYLSGKIAFPHEGYILASVFFVSKLIETLTARQWYLGVDVMGIHVKSGLTAMVYRKGLRLSNASKQSHTSGEIVNYMAVDVQRVGDYAWYFHDIWMLPLQIILALAILYKNVGIATVSTLIATALSIAASVPVAKLQEHYQDKLMAAKDERMRKTAECLKSMRILKLQAWEDRYRIMLEEMRNVECRWLKWALYSQAAVTFVFWSSPIFVSVITFGTCILLGGELTAGGVLSALATFRILQEPLRNFPDLISMIAQTRVSLDRLSHFLRQEELPDDATISVPQGSTDKAIDIKDGSFSWNPSCSTPTLSHIQLSVVRGMRVAVCGVIGSGKSSLLSSILGEIPRLSGQVRVSGTAAYVSQTAWIQSGNIEENVLFGTPMDRPRYKRVLEACSLKKDLQLLQYGDQTIIGDRGINLSGGQKQRVQLARALYQDADIYLLDDPFSAVDAHTGSDLFKDYILGALASKTVIYVTHQVEFLPAADLILVLKDGHITQAGKYDDLLQAGTDFNALVSAHNEAIETMDFGEDSDGDIAPSVPNKRLTPSVSNIDNLKNKVSENGKSSNTRGIKDKKKSEERKKKRTVQEEERERGRVSLNVYLTYMGEAYKGSLIPLIVLAQTLFQVLQIASNWWMAWANPQTEGDAPKTSSVVLLVVYMCLAFGSSLFVFVRSLLVATFGLAAAQKLFTKMLRCVFRAPMSFFDTTPSGRILNRVSVDQSVVDLDIAFRLGGFASTTIQLLGIVAVMSKVTWQVLFLIVPMAMACMWMQRYYIASSRELTRILSVQKSPVIHLFSESIAGAATIRGFGQEKRFMKRNLYLLDCFARPLFSSLAAIEWLCLRMELLSTFVFAFCMAILVSFPPGTIEPSMAGLAVTYGLNLNARMSRWILSFCKLENRIISVERIYQYCKIPSEAPLIIENCRPPSSWPENGNIELIDLKVRYKDDLPFVLHGVSCIFPGGKKIGIVGRTGSGKSTLIQALFRLIEPSGGKIIIDNIDVSAIGLHDLRSRLSIIPQDPTLFEGTIRMNLDPLEERSDQEIWEALEKCQLGEVIRSKEEKLDSPVLENGDNWSVGQRQLIALGRALLKQARILVLDEATASVDTATDNLIQKIIRSEFRDCTVCTIAHRIPTVIDSDLVMVLSDGKIAEFDTPQRLVEDKSSMFMQLVSEYSTRASCI